A portion of the Rhodococcus pseudokoreensis genome contains these proteins:
- a CDS encoding sigma factor-like helix-turn-helix DNA-binding protein, protein MSVLDEELHSAVTAAAAGDREAVQRVTAALWPQVVRYCRTRVGNSTQVTRPADEVAQAALLAVARQLPSLARSDHPVREMYRVVSRIVADAQGGSGSPDLPAEVARLLHGLGPTAREIVLLRVIDGLSAHDTAGVLGLPVGRVLVVQHEALRALRAKVA, encoded by the coding sequence ATGAGTGTGCTTGACGAGGAATTACATTCGGCGGTGACGGCCGCCGCGGCGGGGGATCGCGAGGCCGTGCAGCGGGTGACGGCGGCGCTGTGGCCGCAGGTGGTGCGGTATTGCCGTACCCGCGTGGGGAATTCCACGCAGGTCACGCGGCCCGCGGACGAGGTGGCGCAGGCCGCGCTGCTCGCGGTGGCACGGCAGCTTCCGTCCCTCGCCCGCAGCGACCATCCGGTCCGCGAGATGTACCGCGTGGTGAGCCGCATCGTCGCGGACGCGCAGGGCGGTTCCGGAAGCCCCGACCTCCCCGCGGAAGTGGCCCGACTGCTGCACGGACTGGGTCCCACCGCGCGGGAGATCGTGCTGCTGCGGGTCATCGACGGACTGTCCGCGCACGACACCGCGGGTGTCCTCGGCCTCCCGGTGGGCCGGGTTCTCGTCGTGCAGCACGAGGCGCTGCGGGCCCTGCGGGCGAAGGTGGCCTGA
- a CDS encoding TetR/AcrR family transcriptional regulator, producing the protein MRTRPTTPTPSELREVILDAAEQCLIELGYSTRLHAVIAERAGLSRPTLYKHVGDQSAILEALFQREISRFFVVLDPVLRGRQSQLQVRFVDAIVFAVQYARGHRLLQKGLRDDPEVVLPWFTVKAKPMIELGAQLLTPHFERLFTPEQLSGVSPAAISEWAFRIIGSLVITEGIVDTSDERALREFVRSLLSIAFMPQPDVHIP; encoded by the coding sequence GTGAGGACGCGGCCGACGACACCGACCCCGAGCGAACTTCGGGAGGTAATCCTCGACGCGGCCGAACAGTGCCTGATCGAACTCGGGTACAGCACCCGACTGCACGCGGTCATCGCCGAGCGAGCGGGACTGTCGCGGCCCACGCTCTACAAGCACGTCGGCGACCAGTCCGCCATCCTCGAGGCTCTCTTCCAGCGGGAGATCTCCCGCTTCTTCGTCGTGCTCGATCCGGTACTGCGGGGACGGCAGAGCCAACTGCAGGTGCGATTCGTCGACGCCATCGTGTTCGCCGTCCAGTACGCACGCGGGCACCGGTTGCTGCAGAAGGGATTGCGCGACGACCCCGAGGTGGTACTCCCCTGGTTCACGGTGAAGGCGAAGCCGATGATCGAACTCGGCGCACAACTGCTGACTCCCCACTTCGAGCGCCTGTTCACTCCCGAGCAACTGTCGGGGGTGAGCCCCGCCGCCATCTCCGAGTGGGCGTTCCGGATCATCGGTTCCCTCGTCATCACGGAGGGAATCGTGGACACGTCCGACGAGCGGGCGTTGCGCGAGTTCGTCCGGTCCCTGCTGTCGATCGCATTCATGCCGCAACCGGACGTTCATATTCCTTGA
- a CDS encoding ArsR/SmtB family transcription factor: MAPDVFTVVAEPQRRRILERLRDGHASVGELVDQLALPQPTVSKHLRVLRQAGFVTCRTAAQQRIYSLDREPFDEFEQWLQPYRRLWTHHLDALGRHLDSKETSS; this comes from the coding sequence ATGGCACCGGACGTGTTCACCGTGGTCGCCGAACCGCAGCGGCGCAGGATCCTCGAACGGCTGCGGGACGGCCACGCCAGCGTCGGCGAACTCGTCGACCAACTCGCACTGCCTCAGCCGACCGTGTCCAAACACCTGCGGGTGCTGCGACAGGCCGGGTTCGTCACCTGCCGCACCGCCGCCCAGCAACGCATCTACAGCCTCGACCGCGAACCGTTCGACGAGTTCGAACAGTGGTTGCAGCCCTACCGCCGGCTGTGGACACACCACCTCGACGCCCTGGGGCGGCACCTCGATTCAAAGGAGACCTCGTCATGA
- a CDS encoding XdhC family protein, producing MRDVLADLMAVWTAGGTAGVGTVVRTFRSAPRPAGASMVVAPDGSASGSVSGGCVEGAVYELATDVAATGTPVLQRYGISDENAFEVGLTCGGIIDIFVEPVSRDNFPELGEIVRDIENHRPVAVATVVAHPDATRVGRRLIVRPEDVSGALGSDRADSAVTDDARGLLAAGTSTVLTYGTDGQRRGEGMEVFVASYAPRPRMLVFGAIDFAAAVARQGAFMGYRVTVCDARPVFATHARFPTADEVVVDWPHRYLAGQAEAGAIDGRTVICVLTHDPKFDVPLLEAALRLPDVAFIGAMGSRRTDLDRRERLREAGLTDAELDRLSSPIGLDIGARTPEETAVSIAAEIIACRWGGTGRPLAESSGRIHHEEPVDSLVE from the coding sequence ATGCGCGACGTGCTGGCAGACCTGATGGCGGTGTGGACGGCGGGCGGAACGGCGGGCGTCGGGACGGTGGTCCGCACGTTCCGCTCCGCACCGCGGCCGGCGGGGGCGTCCATGGTGGTGGCACCCGACGGCAGCGCGTCCGGTTCGGTGTCGGGCGGATGCGTCGAGGGGGCGGTCTACGAACTCGCCACCGACGTCGCGGCGACGGGGACGCCGGTGCTGCAGCGGTACGGGATCAGCGACGAGAACGCGTTCGAGGTGGGTCTCACCTGCGGTGGAATCATCGACATCTTCGTCGAGCCCGTCTCGCGGGACAACTTTCCGGAACTCGGTGAGATCGTCCGGGACATCGAGAACCACCGGCCGGTCGCGGTCGCCACCGTCGTGGCGCATCCCGACGCCACCCGGGTGGGGCGCCGGCTGATCGTCCGGCCCGAGGACGTGAGCGGTGCCCTCGGTTCGGACCGCGCCGATTCCGCCGTCACCGACGACGCCCGGGGCCTCCTCGCGGCGGGCACCAGCACCGTGCTGACATACGGCACCGACGGTCAGCGTCGCGGCGAGGGGATGGAGGTGTTCGTCGCCAGCTATGCGCCGCGGCCGCGCATGCTCGTGTTCGGGGCCATCGACTTCGCGGCCGCGGTGGCCCGGCAGGGCGCCTTCATGGGATACCGGGTGACGGTGTGCGATGCCCGGCCGGTGTTCGCGACGCACGCGCGGTTCCCGACCGCGGACGAGGTGGTGGTGGACTGGCCGCACCGGTACCTGGCAGGCCAGGCCGAGGCCGGTGCCATCGACGGCCGGACCGTGATCTGCGTCCTCACCCACGACCCCAAGTTCGACGTCCCTCTCCTCGAGGCGGCGCTACGCCTCCCGGACGTCGCGTTCATCGGTGCCATGGGATCACGCCGAACAGACCTGGACCGGCGCGAACGCCTCCGCGAGGCAGGTCTCACCGACGCCGAACTCGACCGGCTGTCGAGCCCTATCGGCCTGGACATCGGCGCCCGCACCCCGGAGGAGACGGCGGTGTCCATCGCCGCCGAGATCATCGCCTGCCGATGGGGTGGCACGGGGCGCCCGCTGGCGGAGTCGAGCGGCCGGATCCACCACGAGGAACCGGTGGATTCCCTCGTCGAATAG
- a CDS encoding DUF4873 domain-containing protein, producing MKPGTAEPDVLVVGTGFAGLCMAIKLKEAGQENFVVLEKADRVGGTWRENTYPGCGCDVMSLMYSFSFAPNRKWTRMYARQPEILDYIERVVRDYDLAPHIRFGAEVISYDFDETTDRWRVETRAGSVFHPRIVVAGPGPLHKPSVPAFSGRESFRGTAFHSAEWDHSVDLTGKRVAVVGTGASAVQFVPEVAKTAAHVDVFQRTPHWILPKLDRPITKGEKAVFKAVPGVQKAYRHAIYWSHESLIAGFLHPRLMTVLESASRGLLRKQVRDPALRATLTPGYIIGCKRILVSSNYYPALQRENVDLVTSGISEITERGIRTEDGQVHDADVIVYGTGFAVGDRFENEHIVGRRGLTIQRAWRDGMEAYLGVAVTGFPNFFLMMGPNSGGGNQSIVFVIEAQAHYVTRCLALMKKRDATRIEVRAGAQREFNRVIHRKLAGSVWNSGGCDSWYLDSTGHNRAAWPGSSASYWRRLRTPDDRHFELSSLAEREDDTEYRGPGVLTSGDLTVAVEVFLNGHLEPLDGLYHWYGRVVGDGVDEAKQRNRTPLFLTIGDGPEVPAALAERDPWGHFRIAGVGTPPFPLAPVDVEVPVSRAKLASAE from the coding sequence GTGAAACCCGGAACCGCTGAACCGGACGTCCTCGTCGTCGGTACCGGATTCGCCGGATTGTGCATGGCGATCAAGCTGAAGGAGGCGGGGCAGGAGAACTTCGTCGTCCTCGAGAAGGCCGATCGCGTGGGCGGAACGTGGCGGGAGAACACGTACCCGGGATGCGGGTGCGACGTGATGTCGCTGATGTACTCGTTCTCCTTCGCGCCCAACCGGAAATGGACCCGGATGTACGCGCGGCAGCCCGAGATCCTCGACTACATCGAACGCGTGGTCCGCGACTACGACCTGGCACCCCACATCCGGTTCGGCGCCGAGGTGATCTCCTACGACTTCGACGAGACCACGGACCGGTGGCGGGTCGAGACCCGGGCGGGTTCCGTGTTCCACCCGCGGATCGTCGTCGCAGGCCCGGGGCCGCTGCACAAACCCAGCGTTCCCGCATTCTCCGGGCGAGAGTCATTTCGGGGAACGGCATTCCATTCCGCCGAATGGGATCACTCGGTCGACCTGACCGGCAAGCGGGTCGCGGTCGTCGGCACGGGAGCGAGTGCCGTGCAGTTCGTGCCCGAGGTCGCGAAGACGGCCGCACACGTCGACGTCTTCCAGCGGACGCCGCACTGGATCCTGCCGAAGCTGGACCGCCCGATCACCAAAGGCGAGAAGGCGGTGTTCAAGGCTGTTCCCGGCGTGCAGAAGGCCTACCGCCACGCGATCTACTGGAGCCACGAATCGCTGATCGCCGGTTTCCTGCACCCACGGCTGATGACGGTGCTGGAGTCGGCCTCCCGGGGACTGTTGCGGAAGCAGGTGCGCGACCCTGCCCTGCGTGCCACCCTGACCCCCGGCTACATCATCGGATGCAAGCGAATCCTGGTGTCCAGCAACTACTACCCGGCCCTGCAGCGGGAGAACGTCGACCTCGTCACGTCGGGCATCTCGGAGATCACCGAGCGCGGGATCCGCACCGAGGACGGACAGGTGCACGACGCGGACGTTATCGTCTACGGCACGGGGTTCGCGGTCGGCGACCGATTCGAGAACGAGCACATCGTGGGTCGTCGCGGGTTGACGATCCAGCGGGCCTGGCGCGACGGCATGGAGGCATATCTCGGTGTCGCGGTGACGGGGTTCCCGAACTTCTTCCTCATGATGGGACCGAACTCCGGAGGCGGCAATCAGTCGATCGTCTTCGTCATCGAGGCCCAGGCGCACTACGTGACCCGATGCCTGGCGCTGATGAAGAAGCGCGACGCGACGCGGATCGAGGTGCGGGCGGGCGCACAGCGTGAATTCAACCGGGTGATCCACCGCAAACTCGCGGGCTCGGTGTGGAATTCGGGTGGTTGCGACAGCTGGTACCTCGATTCCACCGGCCACAACCGGGCGGCGTGGCCGGGCTCGAGCGCGTCGTACTGGCGGCGCCTGCGCACCCCCGACGACCGGCACTTCGAGCTGAGTTCGCTCGCCGAACGAGAGGACGACACCGAGTACCGGGGGCCGGGAGTGCTCACGTCCGGCGACCTGACCGTGGCCGTCGAGGTCTTCCTGAACGGTCACCTCGAACCGCTGGACGGTCTGTACCACTGGTACGGGCGCGTCGTCGGCGACGGCGTCGACGAGGCCAAACAGCGCAACCGCACCCCGCTGTTCCTCACGATCGGCGACGGTCCCGAGGTGCCCGCCGCCCTCGCCGAGCGCGACCCGTGGGGCCATTTCCGGATCGCCGGGGTCGGTACGCCGCCGTTCCCGCTGGCACCGGTCGACGTCGAGGTTCCCGTCTCCCGGGCCAAACTCGCGTCGGCGGAATAG
- a CDS encoding response regulator transcription factor, producing the protein MTTAPDALGHPPHTDEPPVARVHQKPALSAREIEVLRHWLRGDSKLAVAADLHIALGTVNTHLTRIREKYALVGRDASTKTTLLVRALQDGIITIAEL; encoded by the coding sequence ATGACCACTGCACCCGACGCACTCGGGCACCCCCCACACACGGACGAACCGCCAGTCGCCCGCGTCCATCAGAAGCCGGCGCTGTCGGCGCGCGAGATCGAGGTTCTCCGCCACTGGCTGCGCGGCGACTCCAAGCTCGCCGTCGCCGCCGACCTCCACATCGCCCTCGGCACGGTCAACACCCACCTGACCCGCATCCGCGAAAAGTACGCGCTGGTGGGGCGTGACGCGTCCACCAAGACGACACTGCTGGTGCGGGCCCTGCAGGACGGCATCATCACCATCGCCGAACTCTGA
- a CDS encoding alpha/beta hydrolase: MTAVTVTSLVLGGAVAAADPVVDTGRALGSAAAPNGSKLDHVTVIDPRHLTLHVFSASMQRVVPVYVQRPADTSAPRPTLYFLDGQIRREKTDVEEFLADQNVNVVSPSGGENAYWTDWKSPDPVMGVNKWKTFMTQELPPVVDAALGTNGVNALAGMSRVGTAALQLAIAAPGLFRGVAAYSGCALTSDPLGQLLIKITMNNYGYGNPANMYGEPDDPAWSANDPYVHAAELRGTELFLSNGNGLPGRYETLGGPGIDGNVGVLARQIYAGGPIEAVTNYCTHRFTDRLGELGIPATASFRNSGTHSWGYWQDDLHDSWPVLARALGV, translated from the coding sequence GTGACGGCCGTCACCGTGACGTCCCTCGTCCTCGGCGGCGCCGTTGCGGCCGCCGATCCGGTCGTCGACACCGGTCGGGCGCTCGGTTCCGCGGCAGCGCCGAACGGTTCGAAGCTCGACCACGTCACCGTTATCGATCCGAGACATCTGACGCTGCACGTCTTCTCGGCGTCGATGCAACGCGTCGTGCCGGTGTACGTACAGCGGCCCGCCGACACGAGCGCGCCGAGGCCGACGCTGTACTTCCTCGACGGCCAGATCCGTCGGGAGAAGACCGATGTCGAAGAGTTCCTGGCCGACCAGAACGTGAACGTCGTCAGCCCGTCCGGCGGCGAGAACGCGTATTGGACGGACTGGAAGAGCCCCGACCCGGTCATGGGGGTGAACAAGTGGAAGACCTTTATGACTCAGGAACTTCCGCCGGTCGTCGACGCGGCTCTCGGCACGAACGGAGTCAACGCGCTCGCAGGCATGTCCAGGGTCGGCACCGCGGCGCTGCAGTTGGCGATCGCCGCCCCCGGCCTGTTCCGTGGCGTCGCCGCCTACAGCGGTTGCGCCCTGACCAGTGATCCGCTCGGCCAGCTGCTCATCAAGATCACCATGAACAACTACGGTTACGGCAATCCGGCCAACATGTACGGCGAGCCGGACGATCCGGCGTGGTCGGCGAACGACCCGTACGTGCACGCCGCCGAACTGCGCGGCACGGAACTGTTCCTCTCCAACGGCAACGGTCTGCCGGGGCGCTACGAGACCTTGGGCGGCCCCGGGATCGACGGGAACGTCGGGGTGCTCGCGCGGCAGATCTACGCGGGTGGTCCGATCGAAGCGGTGACCAACTACTGCACACATCGATTCACGGATCGCTTGGGAGAACTGGGGATACCTGCAACCGCGAGTTTCCGTAACTCGGGTACACACTCGTGGGGATACTGGCAGGATGATCTTCACGATTCCTGGCCGGTGCTGGCTCGGGCGCTGGGAGTGTGA
- a CDS encoding GmrSD restriction endonuclease domain-containing protein yields MTSPLPSSSVARKKWPWIAGGIVVAVAVVSCAGPGQGDQSAQALSVSATPAASTAAASTSSSSTPVPVSSALALAPVAPAVLGGADATAALQQLAGLEIKGRAPKTGYDRDLFGQAWTDDVTVEGGHNGCDTRNDILGRDLDQIVFKPGTRDCAVQTGTLNDPYTGTTISFVRGESTSSAVQIDHVVALSDAWQKGAQQLDTATRVNFANDPRNLKAVDGPANQQKSDGDAATWLPPNKSYRCTYVADQVSVKAAYGLWVTQAEHDAIAGVLQDCGASTPAAAPAPTTDAVPAVVPAPAPVPAPAPAPAPVPFVDTAGPSDVYYKNCSAAKAAGAAPVHLGEPGYGTHLDRDGDGVGCES; encoded by the coding sequence ATGACGTCTCCCCTGCCCTCATCATCTGTCGCTCGCAAGAAGTGGCCCTGGATTGCCGGCGGGATCGTCGTAGCCGTGGCCGTGGTCTCGTGTGCCGGTCCCGGACAGGGCGACCAATCGGCCCAGGCCTTATCCGTGTCGGCGACGCCCGCGGCTTCGACGGCAGCGGCTTCCACGTCGAGTTCTTCGACACCGGTGCCGGTTTCGTCTGCGCTCGCACTCGCACCGGTCGCACCCGCCGTGCTCGGCGGCGCCGACGCGACCGCCGCGCTGCAGCAACTCGCCGGTCTCGAGATCAAGGGCCGCGCACCGAAGACCGGGTACGACCGGGATCTGTTCGGCCAGGCGTGGACCGACGACGTCACGGTCGAGGGCGGCCACAACGGCTGCGACACCCGCAACGACATCCTCGGGCGCGACCTCGACCAGATCGTGTTCAAGCCGGGCACCCGCGACTGCGCGGTACAGACCGGGACCCTGAACGACCCCTACACCGGCACCACCATCTCCTTCGTCCGCGGCGAGAGCACGTCGAGCGCCGTGCAGATCGATCACGTCGTCGCGCTGTCCGACGCCTGGCAGAAGGGCGCGCAGCAACTCGACACCGCGACCCGGGTGAACTTCGCGAACGATCCGCGGAACCTGAAGGCCGTCGACGGCCCCGCCAACCAGCAGAAGTCGGACGGCGACGCCGCAACCTGGCTGCCCCCGAACAAGAGCTACCGGTGCACGTACGTGGCAGATCAGGTGTCGGTGAAGGCCGCGTACGGGCTGTGGGTGACCCAGGCCGAGCACGACGCGATCGCCGGGGTTCTCCAGGACTGCGGGGCGTCGACGCCTGCCGCGGCGCCCGCCCCGACCACCGACGCGGTCCCGGCCGTTGTGCCTGCACCGGCTCCGGTTCCCGCTCCCGCCCCGGCGCCCGCACCCGTCCCGTTCGTGGACACGGCGGGGCCGAGCGACGTCTATTACAAGAACTGTTCGGCGGCCAAGGCTGCCGGTGCCGCACCCGTCCACCTCGGCGAACCGGGCTACGGCACGCACCTGGACCGCGACGGCGACGGTGTCGGCTGTGAGAGCTGA
- a CDS encoding VOC family protein — protein MGLEWEAVVVNAVDPTALGRWWAEALGWGAVTDSDGDVHIRPRADSHPEILIVAVPDRKQIPNRLHLDFRPDDQQAEVERLLALGARHADVGQGEQSWVVLADPEGNEFCVLSGRR, from the coding sequence ATGGGCCTGGAATGGGAAGCCGTGGTGGTCAACGCCGTCGATCCGACAGCCCTGGGACGCTGGTGGGCCGAGGCCCTGGGCTGGGGCGCCGTGACCGACTCCGACGGCGACGTCCACATCCGGCCCCGGGCCGACAGCCACCCGGAAATTCTGATCGTCGCCGTTCCGGACCGGAAGCAGATCCCGAACCGGCTCCACCTCGATTTCCGGCCCGACGATCAGCAGGCCGAGGTCGAACGGTTGCTCGCACTCGGCGCCCGGCACGCGGATGTCGGTCAGGGCGAGCAGAGTTGGGTGGTGCTCGCCGATCCCGAGGGCAACGAGTTCTGCGTACTCTCCGGCCGGCGCTGA
- a CDS encoding AurF N-oxygenase family protein has product MESLSTKGSAMSQRSHTIDREEVAGRLLSGSVKRSYAPVVDIDWDAPLEDGKYFLPPQVLSLWGTEMWDRMSEAQRIELSRQESANILSVGIWFENILNQALLRALLHNDPSSLHTRYMLTEMGDECRHMTMFGRAIEQMGAKPFQLRWYQAVVVNVLPKTFRGTMLWVAALIGEEIFDATQRRVVEDPQLQPMISRLMRIHVTEESRHIRFAREGVRRRVAEGHRIDRLWVGTLQGVGGPLFQRLFTNPAMYERAGLDPKEARRQALANPNFRENQRRGFESLAAFLEENGLMRATSRALWRRGGFL; this is encoded by the coding sequence ATGGAATCGCTCTCGACGAAGGGATCAGCGATGTCTCAGCGTTCACACACGATCGACCGGGAGGAAGTCGCCGGCAGACTCCTCTCGGGTTCCGTCAAGCGTTCGTACGCACCCGTCGTCGACATCGACTGGGACGCGCCGCTCGAGGACGGCAAGTACTTCCTGCCGCCGCAGGTCCTGTCCCTGTGGGGAACCGAGATGTGGGACCGGATGAGCGAGGCGCAACGCATCGAACTGTCCCGGCAGGAATCGGCGAACATCCTCAGCGTCGGAATCTGGTTCGAGAACATCCTCAACCAGGCGCTGCTGCGCGCGTTGCTGCACAACGATCCGAGTTCGCTGCACACCCGGTACATGCTCACCGAGATGGGCGACGAATGCAGGCACATGACGATGTTCGGGCGCGCCATCGAGCAGATGGGTGCCAAGCCCTTCCAGCTCCGGTGGTACCAGGCCGTCGTGGTCAACGTGCTGCCCAAGACATTTCGCGGAACCATGCTCTGGGTGGCCGCGCTGATCGGCGAGGAGATCTTCGACGCCACGCAGCGTCGCGTCGTCGAAGACCCGCAGTTGCAGCCGATGATCTCCCGGCTGATGCGGATCCACGTCACCGAGGAGTCCCGGCACATCCGGTTCGCCCGCGAGGGGGTGCGTCGCCGCGTCGCGGAAGGCCACCGGATCGACCGGCTGTGGGTCGGCACGCTGCAGGGGGTCGGCGGCCCGCTGTTCCAACGGCTGTTCACCAACCCGGCCATGTACGAGCGGGCCGGACTGGATCCGAAGGAGGCGCGTCGACAGGCGCTGGCAAATCCTAACTTTCGCGAGAATCAACGCCGCGGGTTCGAATCGCTGGCCGCGTTCCTCGAGGAGAACGGCCTGATGCGAGCGACCTCCCGCGCGCTGTGGCGGCGCGGGGGCTTCCTGTGA
- the arfB gene encoding alternative ribosome rescue aminoacyl-tRNA hydrolase ArfB, protein MSEVPPVFPGGEVTDDLEITRSLVVPAAELQWRFSRAGGPGGQGVNTTDSRVELRVNLWTLSTLSPSQLERMQVQLGHRLVDGVVSVTASETRSQLRNRRAARARMAALLRAAVLAETRTRRPTKATKGSHRRRLDAKKQRGQTKNLRRKPDM, encoded by the coding sequence GTGAGCGAAGTTCCTCCGGTGTTTCCCGGCGGCGAGGTCACCGACGACCTGGAGATCACCCGGTCGCTCGTCGTCCCGGCCGCCGAGTTGCAATGGCGGTTCTCCCGCGCCGGCGGTCCCGGCGGCCAGGGAGTGAACACCACGGACTCGCGGGTGGAACTCCGGGTGAACCTGTGGACGTTGTCGACCCTGTCGCCCTCCCAGCTCGAACGCATGCAGGTTCAGCTGGGACACAGGCTCGTTGACGGTGTGGTCAGCGTGACGGCGTCCGAAACCCGTTCGCAACTACGCAATCGGCGCGCGGCACGGGCCCGGATGGCGGCGCTGCTGCGCGCGGCCGTCCTGGCCGAAACCCGCACCCGGCGTCCGACCAAGGCGACCAAGGGTTCACACCGGCGAAGACTCGACGCCAAGAAGCAACGCGGCCAGACCAAGAACTTGCGGAGGAAGCCGGACATGTAG
- a CDS encoding SRPBCC family protein — translation MTESDARRDYRPSPLRHAEAQPDGDRWALTFVRDFTHSPSALWTALTDPGELPQWAPYTADRDLGTVGPATLTMVDGPDRTELDGTVIRAEEPHVLEHAWGDDVLLWTIEQTDAGTRLTLRHTLDDQRTAAMTAAGWHLCLDVAEALLDGHPIGPIVGADAMNYGWRALNEQYSERLGVEPIDPTLP, via the coding sequence ATGACCGAGTCGGACGCACGACGCGACTACCGGCCCAGCCCGCTCCGGCACGCCGAAGCACAACCCGACGGCGACCGATGGGCATTGACCTTCGTCCGCGACTTCACGCACTCACCGTCGGCGCTGTGGACCGCGCTCACCGACCCCGGCGAACTGCCGCAGTGGGCGCCGTACACCGCGGACCGGGACCTCGGCACGGTCGGTCCCGCCACCCTGACCATGGTCGACGGGCCGGACCGCACCGAACTCGACGGCACCGTGATCCGCGCCGAGGAACCGCACGTCCTCGAACACGCCTGGGGTGACGACGTTCTGCTGTGGACGATCGAGCAGACCGACGCGGGAACGCGACTGACCCTGCGCCACACACTCGACGACCAGCGAACCGCGGCGATGACGGCCGCCGGGTGGCACCTGTGCCTGGACGTCGCCGAGGCCCTGCTCGACGGCCACCCGATCGGGCCGATCGTCGGCGCCGACGCGATGAACTACGGCTGGCGCGCACTCAACGAGCAGTACTCCGAACGCCTCGGCGTCGAACCGATCGACCCGACGCTGCCCTGA